The following are encoded together in the Streptomyces rapamycinicus NRRL 5491 genome:
- a CDS encoding cytochrome c oxidase assembly protein, translated as MGGGAAHPGHGHGGDGGPLDVWLPALALVGCAAAYALAVRRARRRHPARRRPPLARSLSFAAGLVLVAVALLPPLAPFAHEDFRGHMAQHLLLGMYAPLALVLAAPVTLLLRALPPDHGRRLTAVLRSRPARLLAHPVTALLLTTGGLVLLYFTPVYDATMGHPGRHWLTHAHFLLSGWLFAYVIAGPDPAPARPGVPARLVVLGVAIAAHAVIAQLMYGGFWVEVHAPIAEVRGGAEIMYYGGDLAELLLAAALVTTWRPVRTPRNPHGPPVRPVRRPREGIRAARALPKSR; from the coding sequence ATGGGTGGCGGCGCGGCGCATCCCGGCCATGGGCACGGCGGGGATGGCGGCCCCCTGGACGTATGGCTGCCGGCCCTCGCCCTGGTGGGGTGTGCCGCCGCCTACGCGCTGGCGGTCCGCCGCGCCCGTCGCCGTCACCCCGCCCGGCGTCGGCCGCCCCTCGCGCGGTCGCTGAGCTTCGCGGCGGGGCTCGTCCTGGTGGCCGTGGCGCTGCTGCCGCCGCTCGCGCCGTTCGCCCATGAGGACTTCCGCGGCCATATGGCCCAGCATCTGCTGCTCGGGATGTACGCGCCCCTGGCACTGGTGCTCGCGGCCCCGGTCACCCTGCTGCTGCGCGCCCTGCCGCCGGACCACGGCCGACGGCTGACCGCCGTGCTCCGCTCCCGCCCCGCGCGGCTGCTCGCCCACCCCGTGACCGCCCTGCTGCTGACGACCGGCGGGCTGGTGCTCCTGTACTTCACCCCCGTCTACGACGCCACCATGGGCCACCCTGGGCGGCACTGGCTGACGCACGCCCATTTCCTGCTCTCGGGCTGGCTGTTCGCGTATGTCATCGCCGGTCCCGACCCGGCCCCCGCCCGGCCGGGGGTGCCGGCCCGGCTGGTGGTCCTCGGTGTCGCCATCGCCGCCCACGCCGTCATCGCCCAGTTGATGTACGGAGGCTTCTGGGTCGAGGTCCACGCCCCGATCGCCGAGGTCCGGGGCGGCGCGGAGATCATGTACTACGGCGGCGACCTCGCCGAGCTCCTCCTGGCCGCGGCCCTGGTCACCACCTGGCGGCCCGTGCGGACGCCCCGGAACCCGCACGGGCCACCGGTACGTCCGGTGCGGCGGCCGAGGGAGGGGATCCGCGCCGCGCGGGCCCTGCCGAAATCCAGGTGA
- a CDS encoding DUF4442 domain-containing protein has product MSETLPSVGEMLAATVPMVRTLNLEFREASPERAVLCLPDQSDFHNHVGGPHAGAMFTLAESASGAIVLAAFGDQLGRAVPLAVRAEIGYKKLAKGPVTATATLGRPAAEVVAELDAGARPEFPVNVAITREDGAVTGEMSIVWTLRPQS; this is encoded by the coding sequence ATGTCAGAAACCCTGCCCTCCGTCGGTGAGATGCTCGCCGCCACGGTGCCCATGGTGCGCACCCTGAACCTGGAGTTCCGTGAGGCGTCGCCCGAGCGCGCGGTGCTGTGCCTGCCCGACCAGTCCGACTTCCACAACCACGTCGGCGGCCCCCACGCGGGCGCGATGTTCACCCTGGCGGAGTCCGCGAGCGGCGCCATCGTGCTGGCGGCGTTCGGCGATCAGCTCGGCCGTGCCGTACCGCTGGCCGTGCGCGCCGAGATCGGCTACAAGAAGCTCGCCAAGGGGCCCGTCACCGCGACCGCCACCCTCGGCCGGCCCGCCGCCGAGGTGGTCGCCGAGCTGGACGCGGGGGCGCGGCCCGAATTCCCGGTGAACGTCGCGATCACACGCGAGGACGGTGCGGTTACGGGCGAGATGTCCATCGTGTGGACCCTGCGCCCCCAGTCCTGA
- a CDS encoding DUF2243 domain-containing protein, with protein MATTAEEARAGLPASRVIRLPGIVLGVGLGGFLDGILLHQLLQWHHMLSGTNHDRIGVRYYNPHTVSGLRMNTVWDGIFHAVCWISVLLGLAILYARVTHDRRRVWGSRVLWGWMLVGWGLFNLVEGMLDHQILGIHHVHGGPEQPWWDAGFLVLGALLVAGGYLLQRGGAPSGPAAPRATGRV; from the coding sequence ATGGCCACCACCGCGGAGGAAGCCCGGGCCGGTCTGCCCGCGTCACGCGTCATCCGGCTGCCGGGCATCGTGCTGGGGGTGGGGCTCGGCGGATTCCTCGACGGGATCCTGCTGCACCAGCTGCTCCAGTGGCACCACATGCTCAGCGGCACCAACCACGACCGCATCGGCGTGCGCTACTACAACCCGCACACCGTCTCCGGTCTGCGGATGAACACCGTGTGGGACGGCATCTTCCACGCCGTGTGCTGGATCTCGGTACTGCTGGGTCTGGCCATCCTCTACGCCCGGGTCACCCACGACCGGCGCCGGGTGTGGGGCTCCCGCGTCCTGTGGGGCTGGATGCTGGTCGGCTGGGGCCTGTTCAACCTCGTCGAGGGCATGCTGGACCACCAGATCCTCGGCATCCACCATGTCCACGGCGGCCCGGAGCAGCCGTGGTGGGACGCCGGCTTCCTCGTCCTGGGCGCCCTTCTGGTGGCCGGCGGCTATCTGCTGCAGCGCGGCGGGGCCCCCTCCGGCCCCGCGGCACCCCGCGCCACCGGGCGCGTGTGA
- a CDS encoding VOC family protein, which translates to MQPIGQVRPGFPCWVSLAAPSLQAAQEFYTAVLGWTWRPTGLGEEFRTALFGGAPVAGVGALANSLRGAVAWTPFFAVADADATAARIRERGGTVGVGPLPFGTGRRAGLATDPDGAVFGFWTGEALPGWPSGPEQGAPAWLELRTRDAFAAALFYGEVFGWASPEGNCSVEYENDEVIVREAGRKLAVVHGGAVEQAPDPRVRPRWYVHFRVPDVTAAVAAARAAGGTVALPPDASPTGRQAILCDPDGGLFTVTAA; encoded by the coding sequence ATGCAGCCGATCGGCCAGGTACGGCCGGGATTCCCCTGCTGGGTGAGTCTCGCCGCCCCCAGTCTCCAGGCGGCGCAGGAGTTCTACACCGCGGTGCTCGGGTGGACCTGGCGCCCCACCGGGCTGGGCGAGGAGTTCCGTACCGCGCTGTTCGGCGGAGCGCCGGTGGCCGGGGTCGGGGCGCTCGCGAACAGCCTCAGGGGCGCGGTCGCCTGGACGCCGTTCTTCGCCGTGGCGGACGCGGACGCCACGGCGGCACGCATCCGTGAGCGGGGCGGCACCGTCGGCGTCGGCCCGCTCCCGTTCGGCACCGGCCGCCGCGCCGGGCTGGCCACCGACCCCGACGGCGCCGTCTTCGGCTTCTGGACGGGGGAGGCGCTGCCCGGCTGGCCTTCGGGTCCGGAGCAGGGCGCCCCGGCCTGGCTGGAGCTGCGGACCCGTGACGCGTTCGCGGCCGCCCTCTTCTACGGCGAGGTCTTCGGCTGGGCGTCACCGGAGGGCAACTGCTCCGTGGAGTACGAGAACGACGAGGTGATCGTGCGCGAGGCGGGCCGCAAGCTGGCGGTGGTCCACGGCGGCGCCGTCGAGCAGGCCCCCGACCCCCGGGTCCGGCCGCGCTGGTACGTCCACTTCCGCGTCCCCGATGTGACGGCCGCCGTGGCGGCGGCCCGCGCCGCCGGTGGCACGGTCGCCCTCCCGCCGGACGCCTCCCCCACGGGCCGTCAGGCGATCCTGTGCGACCCCGACGGCGGGCTGTTCACCGTCACCGCGGCCTGA
- a CDS encoding gamma carbonic anhydrase family protein, translating to MGETVRALIFGIDGKEPRIDPDTFVAPTSVVIGDVVLAAGSSVWYQAVLRGDGGPIVLGADSNIQDNCTVHVDPGFPVSIGERVSVGHNAVVHGCTVEDDVLIGMGATVLNGARIGAGSLVAAQALVPQGMEIPPGSLVAGVPARVKRPLTDEERAGIKLNAQVYAERAKQYREALRGGE from the coding sequence GTGGGAGAGACGGTGCGCGCCTTGATCTTCGGCATCGACGGGAAGGAGCCGCGGATCGACCCCGACACGTTCGTGGCCCCCACGTCGGTGGTGATCGGCGATGTCGTGCTGGCGGCGGGATCCAGCGTCTGGTACCAGGCGGTGCTGCGGGGCGACGGCGGTCCCATCGTCCTCGGCGCGGACAGCAACATTCAGGACAACTGCACGGTGCATGTCGACCCCGGATTCCCGGTCTCCATCGGCGAGCGGGTCTCGGTCGGGCACAACGCGGTCGTGCACGGCTGTACGGTCGAGGACGACGTCCTGATCGGCATGGGGGCCACGGTCCTCAACGGCGCCCGGATCGGTGCGGGGTCGCTGGTCGCGGCCCAGGCCCTGGTGCCGCAGGGCATGGAGATACCGCCCGGGTCGCTGGTGGCGGGGGTGCCGGCGAGGGTGAAGCGCCCCCTCACCGACGAGGAGCGAGCAGGCATCAAGCTGAACGCCCAGGTGTACGCGGAGCGGGCGAAGCAGTACCGGGAAGCGCTCAGAGGCGGCGAGTAG
- a CDS encoding spermidine synthase, which produces MNEPIPVSRAVDGGTAKLMPDLDRPRAWLLTVDGAPQSYVDLDDPGHLEFEYARRIAHVLDAAADSGAPLDVLHLGGGALTLPRYLAATRPGSRQVVIEADRGVLELVAEHLPLPSGAGITVRPEDARTALEAAPGGSADVIVADVFGGSRVPAHLTSVEYARVAARALRPGGWYVANLADGAPFTFLRSQLATYRTAFAHLALIAEPSVLRGRRFGNAVLVASQSEPPVAVLARRTAADAFPARVEYGAALERFMGGAAPVRDEDATPSPEPPDGAFSVG; this is translated from the coding sequence GTGAACGAGCCGATACCCGTGAGCCGTGCCGTGGACGGCGGCACCGCCAAGCTGATGCCGGACCTGGACCGCCCGCGCGCCTGGCTGCTCACGGTGGACGGCGCCCCGCAGTCGTATGTCGACCTGGACGATCCGGGCCATCTCGAATTCGAGTACGCGCGGCGGATCGCCCATGTCCTGGACGCGGCCGCCGATTCCGGCGCCCCGCTCGACGTACTGCATCTGGGCGGTGGGGCGCTGACGCTGCCTCGCTATCTGGCCGCCACCCGCCCCGGCTCCCGGCAGGTGGTGATCGAGGCCGACCGGGGGGTGCTGGAGCTGGTCGCAGAGCACCTTCCGCTGCCGTCCGGGGCGGGCATCACGGTACGGCCGGAGGACGCCCGGACCGCGCTGGAGGCCGCGCCCGGGGGGTCGGCCGACGTCATCGTGGCCGACGTCTTCGGCGGTTCGCGGGTGCCCGCGCATCTGACCTCCGTCGAGTACGCCCGCGTCGCGGCCCGGGCGCTGCGGCCGGGCGGGTGGTACGTGGCGAATCTGGCCGACGGGGCGCCGTTCACCTTCCTCCGCTCCCAACTGGCCACCTACCGCACCGCGTTCGCGCACCTCGCGCTGATCGCGGAGCCGTCGGTGCTGCGCGGCCGCCGGTTCGGCAACGCCGTGCTGGTGGCCTCCCAGTCCGAACCGCCGGTCGCCGTACTGGCCCGCCGCACCGCGGCCGACGCCTTCCCGGCCAGGGTCGAGTACGGCGCCGCGCTGGAGCGGTTCATGGGCGGCGCGGCGCCGGTGCGGGACGAGGACGCCACGCCCTCGCCCGAACCGCCGGACGGGGCGTTCAGCGTGGGCTGA
- a CDS encoding GAF and ANTAR domain-containing protein, with translation MDWEAFAERMATMARDLLAQDSVEATLERISACSVDIVEGCDAAGILVLHGSRVESLAPTDGLVVRSDRLQERLREGPCFDAARRLNGERVFRIKDFTVPEESWPDFVREGRELGIGSMMGFLLYTEEENLGALNLYSRRPAAFTKASETAGWLLASHAAVAFSSARTADQLQQALQTRHTIGEAMGILMERLKITEDDAFALIRRVSQERNVKLRDIARQICESGGIDD, from the coding sequence ATGGACTGGGAAGCCTTCGCCGAGCGCATGGCCACCATGGCGCGGGACCTGCTGGCGCAGGACTCCGTCGAGGCCACGCTGGAGCGGATCAGCGCGTGCTCGGTGGACATAGTGGAGGGCTGTGACGCGGCCGGCATCCTGGTGCTCCACGGCAGCCGAGTGGAGTCCCTCGCCCCCACCGATGGGCTGGTGGTGCGGTCGGACCGGCTGCAGGAGCGGCTCCGCGAGGGGCCCTGCTTCGACGCCGCCCGTCGGCTGAACGGCGAGCGGGTGTTCCGGATCAAGGACTTCACCGTGCCCGAGGAGAGCTGGCCGGATTTCGTCAGGGAGGGCCGCGAACTCGGCATCGGCAGCATGATGGGGTTCCTGCTCTACACCGAGGAGGAGAACCTCGGCGCCCTGAACCTCTACTCACGGCGCCCCGCCGCCTTCACCAAGGCCAGCGAGACGGCCGGCTGGCTGCTCGCCTCGCATGCCGCGGTCGCCTTCTCCAGCGCCCGCACCGCCGATCAGCTCCAGCAGGCACTCCAGACCCGGCACACCATCGGGGAGGCCATGGGCATCCTCATGGAACGCCTGAAGATCACCGAGGACGACGCCTTCGCACTGATCCGCCGGGTGTCCCAGGAGCGCAACGTCAAGCTGCGGGACATCGCCCGGCAGATCTGCGAGAGCGGCGGAATCGACGACTGA
- a CDS encoding DedA family protein, translated as MHIEEWLETVPAVSVYLLVGIVIGLESLGIPLPGEIVLVSATLLAASQDHINPYILGTCAVAGAVIGDSIGYLIGRKGGQPLLAWLGRKFPKHFSADHVATAERSFQKWGMWAVFVGRFIALLRIFAGPLAGVLRMPYWKFLIANVLGGIVWAGGTTAVIYSLGKVAEDWLKRFSWLGLVLALLFGLGSMLVMKWRSKKAKAAAVTTADAEPAEPEPVPAGD; from the coding sequence TTGCATATCGAGGAATGGCTCGAGACCGTGCCCGCGGTCAGCGTGTATCTGCTCGTGGGTATCGTCATCGGCCTGGAGAGCCTGGGAATCCCGCTCCCCGGCGAGATCGTCCTCGTCAGCGCGACGCTGCTGGCGGCCTCCCAGGACCACATCAACCCCTACATCCTGGGGACGTGCGCCGTAGCGGGTGCGGTGATCGGCGACTCCATCGGCTATCTCATCGGCCGCAAGGGCGGACAGCCGCTGCTCGCCTGGCTGGGCCGCAAGTTCCCCAAACACTTCAGCGCCGACCACGTGGCCACCGCCGAGCGCTCCTTCCAGAAGTGGGGCATGTGGGCGGTCTTCGTCGGCCGGTTCATCGCGCTGCTGCGCATCTTCGCCGGGCCGCTCGCGGGCGTGCTGCGCATGCCGTACTGGAAGTTCCTCATCGCCAATGTCCTCGGCGGCATCGTCTGGGCCGGTGGTACCACCGCGGTCATCTACTCCCTGGGCAAGGTCGCCGAGGACTGGCTGAAGCGCTTCTCCTGGCTCGGGCTCGTACTGGCCCTGCTCTTCGGCCTCGGCTCGATGCTGGTCATGAAGTGGCGCTCCAAGAAGGCCAAGGCCGCGGCGGTCACGACGGCCGACGCCGAGCCCGCAGAGCCGGAGCCGGTCCCGGCCGGGGACTAG
- the tuf gene encoding elongation factor Tu — translation MSKQTYVRTKPHLNIGTMGHVDHGKTTLTAAITKVLSERGTGGVYVPADRIDRAPEEAARGITINIAHVEYETDTRHYAHVDMPGHADFIKNMVTGAAQIDGAILVVSALDGVMPQTAEHVLLARQVGVDHIVVALNKADAGDPELTDLVELEVRELLSAHGYPGDTTPVVRVSGLRALAGDPRWTGSIEALLDAVDIYVPTPVRHTGAPFLLPVENVLTITGRGTVVTGAIERGTVRVGDRVEVPGTDVATVVTGVETFGKSMESAEAGDNVALLLRGVARDAVRRGHVVAAPGSLVPRRRFTARVYVLSAAEGGRRTPVSTGYRPQFYLRTADVVGAVDLGAAAVARPGDTVTMTVELGRAVPLEPGLGFAIREGGRTVGAGTVTTVLP, via the coding sequence ATGTCCAAGCAGACGTATGTGCGCACCAAGCCGCATCTGAACATCGGCACCATGGGCCATGTCGACCACGGCAAGACCACGCTGACCGCCGCCATCACCAAGGTGCTGAGCGAGCGCGGCACCGGCGGCGTCTATGTGCCGGCGGACCGTATCGACCGGGCGCCGGAGGAGGCCGCACGCGGCATCACCATCAACATCGCGCATGTCGAGTACGAGACCGACACCCGGCACTACGCGCATGTCGACATGCCCGGCCACGCCGACTTCATCAAGAACATGGTGACCGGCGCCGCCCAGATCGACGGGGCGATCCTCGTGGTCTCCGCGCTCGACGGCGTGATGCCGCAGACCGCCGAGCATGTGCTGCTGGCCCGCCAGGTCGGCGTCGACCACATCGTGGTGGCCCTCAACAAGGCCGACGCGGGCGACCCCGAGCTCACCGACCTCGTCGAGCTCGAGGTGCGCGAGCTGCTGTCCGCGCACGGCTACCCCGGTGACACCACGCCCGTCGTACGGGTCTCCGGGCTGCGGGCGCTGGCGGGCGACCCGCGCTGGACCGGGTCGATCGAGGCGCTGCTGGACGCCGTGGACATCTACGTACCGACGCCGGTTCGCCACACCGGGGCGCCCTTCCTGCTACCGGTGGAGAACGTGCTGACCATCACCGGACGCGGCACGGTGGTCACCGGTGCCATCGAGCGCGGCACGGTACGGGTCGGCGACCGCGTCGAGGTGCCCGGCACCGATGTGGCCACGGTGGTCACCGGGGTGGAGACCTTCGGCAAGTCCATGGAGTCGGCCGAGGCGGGCGACAACGTGGCGCTGCTGCTGCGCGGAGTGGCGCGGGACGCGGTGCGCCGCGGCCATGTGGTGGCCGCGCCCGGCAGCCTCGTGCCGCGGCGGCGCTTCACCGCGCGGGTGTACGTGCTGTCGGCGGCCGAGGGCGGCCGGCGGACCCCGGTGTCCACCGGCTACCGCCCGCAGTTCTACCTCCGTACGGCCGATGTGGTCGGCGCCGTGGACCTCGGGGCCGCCGCGGTGGCGCGCCCCGGTGACACGGTCACCATGACGGTCGAGCTCGGCCGTGCCGTACCGCTGGAGCCGGGCCTCGGCTTCGCGATCCGCGAGGGCGGTCGCACGGTGGGCGCGGGCACGGTGACCACCGTGCTGCCGTAG
- a CDS encoding MFS transporter, with protein sequence MTTPPAPRLRPRRPPWAGRNYTLLTTAAVVTGLGNAGALIAAAFAVLEAGGDGGDVGLVAAARTLPLVVFLLIGGAVADRLPRHRVMVAANSLNCLSQAAFAVLVLSGEARLWQMAVLSALGGTGQAFFAPAAEGMLLSSVNGEQAAGAFALFRMGMNGAQIGGAALGGALVAVVGPGWVLAVDAAAFAAAGALRSLLDVSAVARREPGGGMLGDLREGWREFVGRPWLWSIVVQFSVVNAVVGAAEAVFGPLVAEDHLGGARPWGLALAAFGAGTVLGGLLMVRWRPRRMLLAGSLCVLPLALPSAALAVPVPIAPLAVVMFLVGVSVEVFGVSWMTALHQEIPEDKLSRVSAYDWFGSVAMVPLAMALAGPAEEAFGRSASLWGCSALILALTLAVLTVPDVRRLRRSETKPVAEGGPAAAADPAPEPVSPR encoded by the coding sequence GTGACGACTCCTCCGGCCCCGCGCCTCCGGCCGCGCCGCCCCCCGTGGGCCGGCCGCAACTACACACTGCTGACCACCGCCGCCGTGGTGACGGGCCTCGGGAACGCCGGAGCCCTCATCGCGGCGGCGTTCGCGGTGCTGGAGGCGGGCGGGGACGGCGGCGACGTCGGGCTCGTGGCGGCGGCCCGCACCCTTCCGCTGGTCGTCTTCCTGCTGATCGGCGGCGCGGTGGCGGACCGACTGCCCCGCCACCGGGTGATGGTGGCGGCCAACAGCCTCAACTGCCTCTCGCAGGCGGCCTTCGCCGTGCTCGTCCTGTCCGGCGAGGCGCGGCTGTGGCAGATGGCCGTGCTGTCCGCGCTCGGCGGCACCGGGCAGGCGTTCTTCGCCCCCGCCGCCGAGGGCATGCTGCTCTCCAGCGTCAACGGCGAACAGGCCGCCGGCGCCTTCGCGCTGTTCCGGATGGGCATGAACGGTGCGCAGATCGGCGGGGCCGCGCTCGGCGGCGCGCTGGTCGCGGTGGTCGGCCCCGGCTGGGTGCTGGCGGTCGACGCCGCCGCGTTCGCGGCCGCGGGCGCCCTCCGCTCGCTTCTCGATGTCAGCGCCGTCGCCCGGCGGGAGCCCGGCGGCGGCATGCTGGGGGATCTGCGCGAAGGTTGGCGCGAATTCGTCGGCCGGCCCTGGCTGTGGTCGATCGTCGTCCAGTTCTCCGTCGTCAACGCGGTGGTGGGAGCGGCGGAGGCGGTGTTCGGCCCGCTGGTGGCCGAGGACCATCTGGGCGGGGCGCGCCCCTGGGGGCTCGCGCTCGCGGCGTTCGGCGCGGGCACCGTCCTGGGCGGTCTGCTGATGGTGCGCTGGCGGCCGCGCCGGATGCTGCTCGCGGGCTCCCTGTGCGTACTGCCGCTCGCGCTGCCGTCGGCCGCGCTCGCCGTCCCGGTGCCGATCGCGCCGCTGGCCGTGGTGATGTTCCTGGTCGGGGTGTCGGTCGAGGTGTTCGGGGTGTCCTGGATGACCGCGCTGCACCAGGAGATCCCCGAGGACAAGCTGTCGCGGGTCTCGGCGTACGACTGGTTCGGCTCGGTCGCCATGGTGCCGCTCGCCATGGCGCTCGCGGGCCCGGCCGAGGAGGCGTTCGGCCGGTCGGCCTCGCTGTGGGGGTGCTCCGCGCTGATCCTGGCGCTGACGCTGGCGGTGCTGACGGTCCCGGACGTACGGCGGCTGCGCCGGAGCGAGACCAAGCCCGTCGCCGAGGGCGGACCGGCCGCCGCCGCGGACCCCGCCCCGGAGCCGGTCAGCCCACGCTGA